In Sulfuracidifex metallicus DSM 6482 = JCM 9184, a single window of DNA contains:
- a CDS encoding ABC transporter ATP-binding protein, with protein sequence MEYVIGVKGMTKRFGKYVALNGISFSVEKGSITGFIGPNGSGKTTTIKVLSGLLKADAGDIKVLGMNPWDNPEVRSRMSVIFDKLYFPQLNTVEDYLYDTASLFDKLDPENVIQEFELCKFRKKKLSELSAGYKQKVQLASAMLNDPELIIADEPTANLDPNARNEFNSLITKLNRRGITFFISSHILSELERVITHVVMINKGKIVASSLMNTFIGEDSENKLLILVDNPQEALKLLSSFNAKAVGAYIEVIGGIREVVDVLDKAKLKIIMIRRSSLDDAFLEKTGRNVQDNF encoded by the coding sequence TTGGAATACGTTATTGGAGTAAAAGGTATGACAAAGCGGTTCGGTAAATACGTTGCTCTTAACGGAATATCTTTCTCTGTAGAAAAGGGATCTATAACTGGCTTTATAGGTCCTAATGGATCAGGAAAGACTACTACTATTAAAGTGCTTTCAGGACTTCTGAAAGCTGACGCAGGAGACATAAAAGTATTGGGCATGAATCCTTGGGACAACCCCGAAGTAAGGAGTAGAATGAGCGTGATTTTTGATAAGTTATATTTTCCTCAACTTAATACAGTAGAAGATTACCTTTACGATACTGCATCTCTCTTCGACAAATTAGATCCAGAGAACGTAATCCAAGAGTTTGAATTATGTAAATTTAGAAAGAAGAAACTGAGCGAATTATCGGCAGGTTACAAACAGAAAGTTCAGCTTGCTTCTGCCATGCTTAACGACCCGGAACTAATCATAGCCGATGAGCCTACAGCAAATTTAGATCCTAATGCTAGAAACGAGTTCAATTCCCTGATAACTAAGCTAAACAGAAGAGGGATTACTTTTTTTATTTCATCACATATATTATCAGAACTAGAGCGAGTAATAACACACGTGGTAATGATAAATAAAGGCAAAATTGTGGCATCTTCGTTGATGAATACCTTTATTGGTGAGGACTCTGAGAACAAGTTACTCATATTAGTGGATAACCCTCAAGAAGCTCTGAAGTTATTGTCAAGTTTTAACGCTAAAGCCGTAGGTGCATATATAGAGGTAATAGGCGGAATACGAGAAGTGGTAGATGTTCTAGATAAAGCTAAGCTAAAAATAATAATGATCAGAAGATCATCTTTAGATGATGCTTTTCTCGAAAAGACTGGGAGGAACGTTCAAGATAATTTTTAA
- a CDS encoding DUF2203 family protein, protein MEQQYPYYDLQTARSMMGWIRKKIDELNDVKYLAENALMKGEKEAITLYTMATKNIIDEISNRGILIRDPAIGLVDFPAIINGKPAFLCWLTSEEDISFWHYVDEGFAGRRRITRQDDILSLL, encoded by the coding sequence ATGGAGCAACAGTATCCCTATTATGATTTACAAACTGCCAGGTCAATGATGGGTTGGATTAGAAAGAAAATAGATGAACTTAACGATGTTAAATATCTGGCAGAGAATGCATTAATGAAAGGAGAAAAAGAAGCAATTACGCTATACACTATGGCAACTAAGAACATAATAGATGAAATATCAAATAGGGGAATTCTTATTAGGGATCCTGCTATAGGCTTAGTTGATTTTCCTGCAATTATAAACGGTAAACCAGCATTTTTGTGTTGGTTAACCAGTGAGGAGGATATATCATTTTGGCATTACGTTGATGAAGGCTTCGCTGGAAGAAGGAGGATAACTAGGCAGGACGATATTTTGAGTCTACTATAG
- the cutA gene encoding glyceraldehyde dehydrogenase subunit alpha, translating into MYVGQRSKRKEDLKFITGEGKYVDDLSLPGVQELFILRSNVAHAKLKKVDISDALKYPGVSVIITGFTFKFENRPNNFPMAKDEILYAGQPIAAVIAKDRYVAADAAELIQVDYEELPTVIDPEESLKNEVKAIEGKDNVGYKKTYSAGDAESAIKNSDVIIEEKMNISRVYPAAMEPRGVMSVFQEGNLTVYASTQSPHYMRKFLLSALGNKVGDIRVIQADTGGAFGSKLFPYAEDFITAYASIITKRPVKWIATRSEDMRSTYHGRGQIHHIKAGARKDGSITAILDDLILDMGAASHSTYLADIAATMLPAAYKIPNIKVNVYGVYTNKTPLDQYRGAGRPEAIFVIERIMDLLADELKIDPIEFRKRNLVTSLPYKNPLGINFESGDFMSLLQKAEHVYREFERRAEELRLKGIRAGAGLSFYVEENNFGPWESASVRVRGDGKVLVVIGAAPHGQGAGTAIAQIVADELGVPIDDVDVIWGDTAIIGEAFGTYGSRSLTLAGNAALLAARKVKERAKRLAAQFLKSDVQELEYTDGRVVNPKTGQYITLKDISQKVTANLGGAWAYKEEPRLESTAYFGMDDLTHPYGAHVALAVVDESGKPKILDYYAIDDIGRVINPMLAEGQVRGGVAQGWGESTLEEMVYDENGNLITGSLAEYGMPTSMETFNVKWEFMEVGFSNAPLPSKGIGEGATIGTPPAVIRALEKAIGKKITSIPVRMEELC; encoded by the coding sequence GTGTACGTTGGTCAAAGATCAAAGAGAAAGGAGGATCTTAAGTTTATTACTGGAGAAGGAAAATATGTCGATGATCTAAGTCTCCCTGGAGTTCAAGAATTGTTCATTTTAAGAAGTAACGTCGCTCATGCTAAGTTGAAGAAAGTAGACATCAGTGATGCCCTTAAGTACCCCGGCGTATCTGTCATAATAACGGGTTTTACTTTCAAGTTCGAGAACAGACCAAATAATTTTCCTATGGCTAAAGACGAGATATTATATGCGGGTCAGCCAATTGCCGCAGTAATTGCTAAGGATAGATACGTTGCAGCCGATGCGGCAGAGCTGATTCAAGTAGACTACGAAGAGCTGCCTACAGTTATAGACCCTGAAGAGTCGCTTAAAAACGAAGTTAAAGCGATTGAAGGTAAAGATAATGTAGGTTACAAGAAGACATATTCAGCTGGTGATGCTGAGTCAGCAATTAAGAATTCTGATGTAATTATAGAAGAGAAAATGAATATTTCTAGAGTATATCCTGCTGCTATGGAGCCCAGAGGTGTAATGTCAGTGTTTCAAGAAGGAAACCTGACTGTCTATGCATCTACACAATCGCCTCACTATATGAGGAAGTTCCTCCTTTCAGCACTCGGTAATAAAGTTGGAGATATTAGGGTTATACAAGCTGATACGGGTGGAGCCTTTGGTTCTAAGCTATTTCCTTATGCTGAAGATTTTATAACAGCATATGCTAGTATAATTACAAAGAGACCGGTCAAGTGGATAGCTACAAGGAGCGAGGATATGAGATCAACGTATCACGGTAGAGGTCAAATACATCACATAAAGGCTGGAGCCAGAAAAGACGGATCCATAACTGCAATTCTAGATGATTTAATATTAGACATGGGTGCAGCCTCTCATTCAACTTATTTAGCAGATATAGCTGCTACTATGTTGCCTGCAGCATATAAAATTCCTAATATAAAAGTTAATGTATATGGAGTTTATACAAATAAGACGCCATTGGATCAATATCGTGGAGCCGGAAGACCAGAGGCAATTTTTGTTATAGAGAGAATTATGGATCTCTTAGCAGACGAATTAAAGATTGATCCTATAGAATTTAGGAAAAGAAATTTAGTTACGTCTCTACCTTACAAGAATCCTTTAGGCATAAACTTTGAGAGCGGAGATTTCATGTCTTTACTTCAAAAGGCTGAACATGTATATAGGGAATTTGAGAGAAGAGCAGAGGAACTACGTTTGAAGGGAATTAGAGCAGGAGCAGGACTTTCATTTTACGTGGAGGAAAATAACTTTGGACCATGGGAGAGCGCGTCAGTAAGAGTGAGAGGTGATGGTAAGGTTTTGGTGGTAATAGGAGCAGCGCCTCATGGTCAAGGTGCTGGTACAGCAATAGCTCAGATAGTGGCTGACGAACTAGGAGTACCGATAGATGACGTAGATGTGATATGGGGGGATACCGCAATTATCGGGGAAGCCTTCGGTACGTATGGAAGCAGAAGTTTAACTTTAGCTGGAAACGCAGCCCTCCTCGCAGCAAGGAAGGTAAAGGAGAGAGCTAAGAGGCTTGCAGCTCAGTTCCTTAAGTCCGACGTTCAAGAGCTTGAATACACAGATGGTAGGGTGGTTAATCCTAAAACTGGACAATATATAACCTTGAAAGACATATCACAGAAGGTTACTGCTAATTTAGGAGGAGCATGGGCATATAAAGAAGAGCCCAGATTAGAATCTACCGCTTACTTTGGCATGGACGATTTAACCCATCCTTATGGAGCTCATGTAGCACTTGCTGTAGTTGATGAAAGCGGTAAACCCAAGATCTTAGATTACTACGCCATAGATGATATAGGAAGGGTAATTAATCCTATGTTAGCAGAGGGACAAGTAAGGGGAGGAGTAGCACAAGGTTGGGGAGAATCTACTTTAGAGGAAATGGTCTACGACGAGAATGGTAATCTCATCACTGGTAGCTTAGCCGAATATGGTATGCCTACGTCTATGGAGACTTTCAATGTCAAGTGGGAATTTATGGAAGTTGGGTTCTCCAATGCACCTCTACCATCCAAGGGAATAGGTGAAGGCGCAACCATTGGGACTCCGCCAGCAGTGATCAGAGCGTTAGAGAAGGCTATAGGTAAGAAAATAACTTCTATACCCGTCAGAATGGAGGAACTTTGTTAA
- a CDS encoding rhodanese-like domain-containing protein: MVEVIEQYTTPFVKNVMELPPSVIRKLWKQGRIKLIDVRTPEEYEDHHIPGSILVPLDYLEYLKDLFENHEVGVICEHGNRARYATYGMPHLYKKKAYVMQGGIEYWMSMGYEVESGVDENGKLWRKLLKERL; the protein is encoded by the coding sequence ATGGTCGAAGTAATTGAGCAATATACTACTCCTTTTGTGAAGAATGTTATGGAACTTCCCCCTTCAGTTATAAGAAAATTATGGAAGCAAGGCAGGATTAAATTGATAGACGTTAGAACGCCAGAGGAGTACGAAGATCATCATATACCTGGCTCAATACTAGTTCCATTAGATTATTTAGAATATCTAAAAGATCTATTCGAGAATCATGAGGTTGGTGTAATTTGCGAACATGGAAACAGAGCAAGATATGCAACGTATGGAATGCCACATCTTTATAAGAAGAAAGCCTATGTAATGCAAGGAGGAATAGAGTACTGGATGTCAATGGGATATGAAGTTGAAAGTGGAGTAGACGAAAACGGTAAATTATGGAGAAAATTATTAAAAGAAAGGCTTTAG
- a CDS encoding RsmB/NOP family class I SAM-dependent RNA methyltransferase has translation MAIITNRQLSIFAEAFNLIMSGRSLENAFDIAFKESGKGLDRKRTFRTFVNTLKELHYVEEMFPCRNLYETFKIALEMAKENFPLTPMHFPLWIRERLLAAIGEEGITKLDKKTQWIRVNTLKGDFTETINSLKQKGISLLEKEFPMYEAKGKYPISKTREFEEGLVIPHDLSSYFVVKALEPKRGERILEIGSAPGIKTSLIQQLTKNQSWVVSIDISVRRTLTQKSLLRKWGVENVEIIVGDGENVPIRNIDKILIDAPCSNSGTFSSDPTVFLRLNRAELKNLVKIQSKILKKAVEYNVPTVFSTCSILPEEGEFQVERYLNHLSKIPWDESFYGYKKSKVYMHVARTYTHIHRCDSFFISRLNF, from the coding sequence ATGGCCATTATTACAAATAGACAATTGTCTATATTCGCTGAAGCTTTCAATTTAATTATGTCAGGGAGATCATTGGAGAACGCGTTCGATATTGCATTTAAGGAATCAGGAAAAGGACTAGATAGGAAAAGAACGTTTAGAACGTTCGTGAACACCCTAAAGGAATTACATTACGTAGAGGAGATGTTCCCTTGCAGGAACTTATATGAAACTTTCAAAATAGCTCTCGAAATGGCAAAAGAGAACTTTCCTCTTACGCCAATGCATTTTCCTTTATGGATTAGGGAGAGGTTACTTGCAGCAATAGGCGAGGAGGGAATAACTAAACTAGACAAAAAGACCCAATGGATTAGAGTTAATACACTAAAAGGGGATTTTACCGAAACAATAAATTCATTAAAACAAAAAGGCATTTCTTTATTGGAAAAAGAATTCCCAATGTATGAAGCTAAAGGGAAATACCCTATATCTAAAACCAGGGAATTTGAAGAAGGATTAGTAATTCCCCATGACTTGTCCAGTTACTTCGTGGTGAAGGCACTAGAACCTAAGCGTGGAGAGAGAATATTAGAGATAGGCAGTGCTCCTGGAATAAAGACTTCTTTAATCCAACAATTAACTAAAAATCAAAGCTGGGTTGTCTCAATTGACATCTCAGTAAGGAGAACTTTGACTCAAAAGAGCTTGCTTAGAAAATGGGGTGTAGAAAACGTCGAAATAATAGTGGGAGATGGTGAAAACGTTCCTATTAGGAATATAGATAAGATACTAATTGATGCACCTTGCAGCAATAGCGGCACATTTTCCTCTGACCCTACGGTATTTCTTAGACTAAATAGAGCAGAATTAAAGAATTTAGTAAAAATTCAAAGTAAAATACTCAAGAAAGCTGTAGAATATAACGTTCCAACTGTCTTCTCAACTTGCTCCATTTTACCCGAGGAAGGAGAATTCCAAGTCGAAAGATATCTCAATCACCTATCTAAAATTCCTTGGGATGAATCGTTCTATGGATACAAAAAATCTAAGGTTTATATGCATGTAGCTAGAACGTATACGCATATTCATAGATGTGACTCCTTCTTTATCTCAAGGTTAAATTTTTAG
- a CDS encoding MMPL family transporter: MKTNLRIAIWLVVLAVSLLLASQASSYLTYNQNYTLPSYYPACEAENIISKEFHSTSVNNSIDIVLVNASPLQNYIVSQSVLKVHGVENVTSEATIYIDYASAIGKVLNESGRLLNASAYAVYFFPYKFIDLFLKTNNESISLSMATKGIPSEVKFGNNIIYFNKFYDYFASNFSKAFLATHENLPLSYSIAFNNSIKAISPLGLVALKYMNRSNYNQSSLLTHAVSNMTGISISEVNLLMFKQVNGSCPLLYQDVHPPSSLISQYVAHNVSVVFVYTNYCASYSFPNGTYPAGIISNSVGSSVRHTFNGTFYITGSAPLIQELSSSEGTRQSITFIMVFLALLVIIGIYFRSIIAPLITLSLISLSVLMGFAVISIIGILEGGVNFEVVEPLIVIVMGIGADYSVFLLSRFREELAKGARPMEAMLTSVRTSGRAIIISGTAVTAVFSSLIFIPYITSWGLVIVPTIPITILIATTLLPIIYMKLGKKVFWPSKLSHSSNKFVEKVSRSSISHSSIILVSVLIITVIASLFVVSVPLNFNEASTSSLPNYPAVEGLKVIENAFGSSFLNPVEIVIHVNNNFNTSFLEHIASIEDNISKMNGVKEVFGPVPPNFNGTYNQAVRELMKENIGIDNRTALITVITNYHADSKQAFSLISKLQDEVSPVGGLVGGQTAIFMDLQSYLLPYYNTVIIALPIVLFLVLALFMRSIKIAAGVVFTIILTIVSALSIVYIAYGNDSSSGVTFFIPILVYILMMGLASDYSVFILSRIREEKRVSNAESIVAGISLSAGAVTALGVILSASFGVLITDPIPVISELGAAIALAALFDTFLVRLGVYPALLYKLMKKKINETRSV, from the coding sequence ATGAAAACCAACCTAAGGATAGCCATTTGGTTAGTAGTATTAGCAGTTTCTTTGCTATTGGCCTCGCAAGCATCATCTTATTTGACTTATAATCAGAATTACACTTTACCTTCATATTATCCTGCATGTGAGGCGGAGAACATAATATCTAAAGAGTTCCACTCTACTTCTGTCAATAATTCTATTGATATAGTCTTGGTTAATGCTTCTCCGTTACAGAATTATATAGTTTCACAAAGCGTGTTGAAAGTTCATGGTGTAGAGAACGTAACTAGTGAGGCTACAATCTACATCGATTATGCTAGCGCTATAGGGAAGGTTTTAAATGAGAGTGGAAGGTTGCTAAACGCCTCAGCCTATGCAGTATATTTCTTTCCATATAAGTTCATAGACCTATTCCTAAAGACCAATAACGAATCTATCTCTTTATCTATGGCTACTAAGGGAATTCCCTCGGAGGTAAAATTCGGTAACAACATTATATATTTCAACAAATTCTATGATTACTTTGCCTCCAACTTTTCTAAGGCTTTCCTTGCAACACATGAAAATTTACCTTTATCGTATTCAATTGCATTTAACAATTCGATTAAAGCAATTAGTCCGCTTGGTTTGGTCGCATTAAAATACATGAATAGAAGCAACTATAACCAATCGTCGTTGTTAACACATGCAGTATCTAACATGACTGGGATTTCTATTTCTGAAGTGAATCTCCTTATGTTTAAACAAGTAAACGGCAGTTGTCCGTTACTTTATCAAGATGTTCATCCACCATCTTCTTTAATATCTCAATACGTTGCTCACAATGTTAGTGTAGTTTTCGTATATACTAATTACTGTGCTTCATATTCATTTCCTAATGGAACGTATCCTGCAGGGATAATATCTAATAGTGTAGGAAGTTCAGTAAGGCATACATTTAACGGAACTTTTTACATCACTGGTTCAGCCCCTCTAATCCAGGAACTTTCTTCATCTGAAGGTACTAGGCAGTCTATTACATTTATCATGGTTTTCTTGGCTCTATTGGTTATTATAGGAATTTACTTTAGATCGATTATAGCCCCTCTCATAACCCTTTCCCTGATATCCTTATCGGTCCTGATGGGATTTGCAGTAATTTCCATTATTGGTATACTGGAAGGTGGAGTAAATTTTGAGGTAGTTGAGCCTTTAATAGTAATCGTCATGGGAATAGGTGCTGACTACAGTGTATTTCTACTATCCAGATTTAGGGAAGAGTTAGCTAAGGGAGCCAGACCTATGGAAGCTATGCTAACCTCAGTGAGAACATCCGGGAGAGCAATCATCATATCTGGGACAGCAGTTACCGCAGTTTTTTCATCTCTAATTTTTATACCATACATAACATCGTGGGGTCTTGTAATAGTTCCTACTATTCCTATAACTATACTTATAGCAACTACTTTACTTCCAATAATTTACATGAAACTAGGTAAAAAGGTATTTTGGCCAAGCAAACTTTCACATTCCTCAAATAAATTCGTAGAGAAGGTGTCGAGATCTTCGATATCTCATTCATCAATTATATTAGTTTCTGTATTAATAATTACTGTAATAGCATCTTTATTTGTAGTTTCGGTTCCACTTAACTTTAATGAAGCTTCAACGTCCTCTTTACCAAACTATCCTGCAGTCGAAGGTTTAAAGGTAATAGAGAATGCATTCGGTAGCTCGTTCCTTAACCCAGTTGAGATAGTAATTCATGTCAATAACAACTTTAACACCTCCTTCTTAGAGCATATCGCAAGTATTGAAGATAATATTTCAAAAATGAATGGAGTGAAGGAAGTATTTGGTCCAGTTCCTCCAAACTTTAATGGGACGTATAACCAAGCAGTAAGAGAGTTAATGAAGGAAAATATAGGGATAGATAATAGGACTGCGTTAATAACTGTAATTACAAATTATCATGCTGATAGCAAACAAGCATTCTCGTTGATATCCAAGCTTCAGGACGAAGTTTCACCAGTAGGAGGACTAGTGGGAGGACAGACAGCTATCTTCATGGATCTGCAAAGCTATTTACTTCCTTATTACAATACCGTAATTATAGCTCTCCCCATCGTTTTATTTTTAGTATTAGCCTTATTCATGAGGTCAATAAAAATAGCTGCAGGAGTAGTTTTTACTATAATTCTAACGATAGTTTCTGCACTTTCAATTGTCTATATAGCATATGGAAATGACTCTTCGTCCGGTGTTACGTTTTTCATACCTATATTGGTTTACATACTAATGATGGGACTAGCTAGCGACTATAGCGTATTTATTTTAAGCAGGATCAGGGAAGAAAAAAGAGTTAGTAATGCAGAATCAATAGTAGCAGGTATTTCGTTATCTGCCGGAGCTGTTACCGCATTGGGAGTGATACTTTCCGCTTCATTTGGTGTACTAATTACTGATCCTATACCTGTTATATCGGAGTTGGGAGCGGCTATCGCACTGGCAGCCCTTTTTGATACTTTCTTAGTAAGATTAGGGGTTTATCCAGCGTTACTATATAAGCTAATGAAGAAGAAGATTAATGAGACTAGAAGTGTATGA
- a CDS encoding DNA-binding protein, whose translation MVMVKFKYKGEEKEVDTSKIKKVWKVGKMISFTYDEGGGKTGRGAVSEKDAPKELQNMLDKK comes from the coding sequence ATGGTAATGGTAAAGTTCAAGTATAAGGGAGAAGAGAAAGAAGTAGATACATCTAAAATAAAGAAAGTATGGAAAGTAGGCAAGATGATAAGCTTCACCTACGATGAAGGTGGAGGAAAAACTGGTAGAGGAGCAGTCTCTGAAAAAGACGCTCCAAAAGAGCTTCAGAATATGCTAGACAAGAAATAA
- a CDS encoding APC family permease, producing MVQNNPSKNLFIRQSSGLVREVSPWSSSLATFGLVTGGVPILIIEWLFLSPGANLPLSFFISLLPTLLMASLFFIASVSMPRAGGDYVFNSRATNPMIGFVNYWGLWIAFALSLGIYSFYGAQWFAYLFTGLGIYFHNSLFLSLGNFFDGKIGEVSVGLVIVLFSSVIASLGKDHWKFIIYGGLISVVTTIIMFIGLVTITPSSFASSLSSVSGVPNAYTKVIHDAESNGLTFFSPLSATLLALPVVWYYYAWYNLPASWSGEMKSVKKNVFYSIVFTIAMVGVYYAIFSYLNIHAFGQKFLTSWSYIDCNGISDPVYSSLQDIGPFTPFFALIVDHNVLLYIIMFIALWLPNFYSNPPLVVALTRYMFAWSFDRIMPEWMADVNERYHIPLKSTILVSIIGLAGVLMYAFIPAISTVDVTIVFQIGYAVFALSTALMPYVKKRVYENAVPFKRKLLGVPIISIIGFLTFGFLIYTLALTWNNSFLLPINVSTIGSLIAIYGSGILIYYLAKLYTKRRIGIDMEMLFEEIPPE from the coding sequence ATGGTCCAGAATAATCCCTCTAAAAACCTTTTCATAAGACAATCCTCGGGCTTGGTGAGAGAGGTAAGTCCTTGGTCATCATCACTTGCTACTTTCGGGCTAGTGACAGGAGGAGTACCAATATTAATAATAGAGTGGCTTTTTCTATCGCCTGGTGCCAACTTACCTCTGTCTTTCTTTATTTCTCTACTTCCCACTCTACTCATGGCGTCGTTGTTTTTCATCGCCTCTGTCTCTATGCCTAGAGCTGGAGGGGATTACGTCTTCAATAGTAGGGCTACTAATCCAATGATAGGCTTCGTCAACTATTGGGGTCTATGGATAGCCTTTGCTTTGTCTCTCGGAATATATAGTTTTTATGGTGCTCAATGGTTTGCATATCTCTTTACTGGACTTGGTATTTATTTTCATAATAGCCTGTTTCTAAGTTTAGGTAATTTTTTTGACGGTAAGATAGGAGAAGTTTCAGTAGGCTTGGTAATTGTATTGTTTAGCAGCGTAATAGCTTCTTTAGGTAAGGATCATTGGAAGTTTATTATATATGGTGGCCTGATATCTGTTGTAACAACTATAATAATGTTCATAGGTTTAGTTACTATCACTCCTTCCTCCTTTGCGTCTAGCTTAAGCTCAGTCTCTGGCGTACCTAACGCATATACTAAGGTAATTCATGATGCGGAATCCAATGGATTAACCTTCTTTTCCCCTCTCTCTGCTACGCTACTAGCTTTACCAGTAGTGTGGTACTATTATGCTTGGTATAACTTACCAGCTTCGTGGAGCGGAGAGATGAAGAGCGTAAAGAAGAACGTGTTTTATTCTATAGTGTTTACTATTGCAATGGTAGGTGTTTACTATGCAATATTCTCCTACCTCAATATTCATGCCTTTGGACAGAAATTCCTTACTTCATGGTCTTACATAGATTGTAACGGAATAAGCGATCCGGTTTATTCGTCCCTACAAGATATAGGACCTTTTACTCCATTCTTTGCTTTAATAGTAGACCATAACGTTTTGCTTTATATTATAATGTTCATAGCCCTATGGCTTCCAAATTTCTACAGTAATCCCCCCTTAGTTGTAGCCTTGACTAGGTACATGTTCGCTTGGTCTTTTGATAGAATAATGCCGGAGTGGATGGCAGACGTTAATGAAAGATATCATATTCCTCTTAAATCTACTATACTAGTTTCAATTATAGGTTTAGCAGGAGTTTTGATGTACGCATTCATCCCTGCAATATCTACTGTAGATGTTACGATAGTCTTTCAAATAGGCTATGCAGTATTTGCACTATCAACCGCCTTGATGCCGTACGTAAAGAAGAGAGTTTACGAGAACGCAGTTCCATTCAAGAGGAAATTATTAGGAGTTCCTATCATATCAATTATAGGTTTCCTGACCTTCGGGTTCTTGATATATACCTTAGCCCTAACTTGGAATAACTCGTTCCTGCTACCGATAAATGTTTCTACTATAGGTTCTCTTATAGCAATATATGGGTCAGGAATTCTAATATATTACCTAGCCAAATTATATACCAAAAGAAGGATTGGAATAGATATGGAAATGTTATTTGAAGAGATACCTCCCGAGTAG
- a CDS encoding NAD(P)/FAD-dependent oxidoreductase, whose translation MIVVLGGGPAGIYASIEAAKRDAKVTLIEKEERIGGTCTLYGCVPTKSMLYPARIIDSLEKLGGKGEISMTSIQALARGSVERISKGIESTLESLGVNIIHERAYIRSGNVIVRNETLPSDSVIISTGTERDKENDMIYSEDLHEVDLSFKTVGIVGGDVGGLEAAWLLHTLGKEVYMIDKNSFLMSYLDDDMRKAITSYFKRIGIKLVLNTEVKSIEKKEKFLLKLSDNETLSVDRVLKSFGRHPAIEGIDVPKNRYIRVDDYLRTEVNGIFAAGDVIGTHTAHSAIYAGKIAGANAVGERKEFNREAIPHVVYTRPEIAYTGLMEGKCVKVQAGSNGRNIIERETFGFLKLCSEGKRLVSAEAFMEGAEDVIATASLMIRLHLNLDQIQDFIPPHPSKLELLKDAVEELINING comes from the coding sequence ATGATAGTCGTTCTAGGAGGAGGTCCTGCTGGAATTTACGCTTCTATTGAGGCAGCAAAGAGAGATGCAAAAGTTACTCTAATAGAAAAAGAAGAAAGGATAGGTGGCACTTGTACGCTCTATGGCTGTGTTCCTACTAAATCCATGCTTTATCCTGCAAGGATAATAGATTCTCTAGAAAAGTTAGGAGGTAAAGGGGAAATCTCAATGACTTCTATCCAAGCTCTTGCTAGAGGATCCGTTGAAAGAATTTCAAAAGGAATAGAGTCTACGTTAGAAAGCCTTGGGGTTAACATAATACACGAAAGAGCATACATAAGGTCCGGTAACGTCATAGTAAGAAATGAAACTTTACCCTCAGATTCAGTAATTATATCAACTGGTACAGAAAGGGATAAGGAAAACGATATGATCTATAGTGAGGATTTACATGAGGTTGACCTTTCCTTCAAAACAGTGGGGATAGTAGGCGGGGACGTGGGAGGTTTAGAAGCTGCGTGGTTATTACATACCCTCGGAAAAGAAGTTTACATGATAGACAAGAACTCCTTTTTGATGTCATACCTAGATGATGACATGAGGAAAGCAATAACGTCATACTTTAAGAGAATAGGAATAAAACTTGTACTTAATACAGAGGTGAAGTCTATAGAGAAAAAAGAGAAATTTCTATTGAAATTAAGCGATAACGAAACATTAAGTGTGGACAGAGTACTCAAAAGCTTCGGAAGACATCCTGCCATAGAAGGTATTGATGTACCAAAGAACAGATACATAAGAGTTGACGACTACCTTAGAACTGAAGTAAATGGTATATTTGCAGCAGGGGACGTAATAGGTACACATACCGCGCATTCGGCAATTTATGCAGGTAAAATAGCAGGAGCTAATGCAGTGGGAGAAAGAAAGGAGTTCAATAGAGAAGCTATACCACACGTAGTATATACTAGACCTGAAATAGCTTACACTGGTCTAATGGAAGGAAAATGCGTGAAAGTCCAGGCTGGTTCAAACGGAAGAAACATAATAGAAAGGGAAACGTTCGGATTCCTGAAGCTCTGTTCTGAAGGAAAAAGGCTGGTTTCGGCTGAAGCTTTCATGGAAGGAGCAGAGGATGTTATAGCCACTGCCTCACTAATGATTAGACTTCATCTAAATCTTGATCAAATACAAGATTTTATACCTCCACACCCCTCAAAATTAGAACTCCTAAAAGATGCCGTAGAGGAACTCATAAACATAAATGGCTAA